One genomic region from Jilunia laotingensis encodes:
- a CDS encoding carbohydrate kinase family protein, translating to MKRHALCCIGHITLDKVVTPQTTVYMPGGTAFYCSYAIHRFEDADYGLVTALGESEMHVVEKMRSKGIDVMALPSEHSVYFENIYGDNPDDRKQRVLAKANPFSAQQLTDIEADIFHLGSLLADDFATDVIKHLSGKGLVAVDSQGYLRKVRNTHVYPVDWEEKKEALKYIHFLKVNEHEMEVLTGHNNVTDAAHKLHEWGVKEVLLTLGSMGSVIFDGKKFYQIPAYKPSVVTDATGCGDTYTIGYLYQRAAGASIEEAGKFAAAMSTLKIEKSGPFNGTKKEVLHCMKTAQKVLPCYME from the coding sequence ATGAAGAGACATGCCCTTTGCTGTATTGGCCACATCACCTTGGATAAAGTAGTTACTCCCCAAACAACGGTATATATGCCGGGGGGAACGGCTTTTTATTGTTCGTACGCTATCCATCGATTTGAAGATGCCGATTATGGACTCGTTACAGCTTTAGGAGAGAGTGAAATGCACGTAGTCGAGAAAATGCGTAGCAAGGGGATTGATGTAATGGCTCTGCCTAGCGAACACTCTGTTTATTTTGAAAACATATACGGTGATAACCCCGATGACCGTAAACAGAGAGTGCTGGCAAAAGCCAACCCTTTCTCTGCCCAACAATTAACCGACATAGAAGCAGATATCTTTCATTTGGGATCTCTATTGGCAGACGATTTTGCAACAGATGTCATAAAACACCTATCCGGCAAAGGCCTTGTAGCTGTCGATTCACAAGGATATCTACGTAAAGTCCGGAATACCCATGTCTATCCCGTGGACTGGGAAGAGAAAAAAGAAGCACTGAAATACATCCACTTCCTAAAAGTCAACGAACATGAGATGGAGGTATTGACAGGTCACAACAACGTAACAGACGCTGCTCACAAACTTCATGAATGGGGTGTAAAGGAAGTCCTGCTGACCCTCGGCAGCATGGGCTCAGTCATCTTCGATGGTAAGAAATTCTATCAGATACCGGCATATAAGCCGAGCGTGGTGACAGATGCAACAGGGTGCGGAGACACCTATACCATCGGCTATCTGTATCAACGGGCAGCAGGGGCAAGCATTGAAGAAGCCGGAAAGTTTGCCGCAGCCATGTCTACACTGAAAATAGAAAAATCAGGTCCTTTCAACGGAACTAAAAAGGAAGTGTTGCATTGCATGAAAACAGCCCAAAAGGTACTGCCTTGCTACATGGAATAA